Part of the Bicyclus anynana chromosome 3, ilBicAnyn1.1, whole genome shotgun sequence genome is shown below.
aattaatatattatagtgttattgctacaaaaaaaataacattttctaaaaaataattgttattaaaataattgttttacctTAGCGACCATTGTTGCTAATGCAAGTGAATCTTGTCAAATGATACAGTTTCTATTTCGCGAGATGCTTTTATATGTAGCAAATATGACGACCTGTTTCTAAATAGGCACTGGTTAatctttaaaattgtaataattacttCAAATAGacattaaaagttaaattatattggAAATACAAGGTCATTgatgtaaatattattcaaaatatgtgAACATATTCGATGTACCtatttatgatataaataataataattgttttagttCGTCAAACTTTAtgtaaaacatacataaataaatccaAAGTTTTTAGGAATATTCTAATGTTCTACAAATGCACCTACGAAGCGTACGCACgtatttaaatttgttattagTATTTTCATTGGTCTAATGGTCATCCCAAATCATCAAGTCCTAAAAATAATTCTTCGATGATTCGAATTATGGCTCCAAAAAAATAGGTGTTGCTAACAATAAACgtgaatgtttgtttttatttatttatgctttATTGCGCCTAACAGAAATACCATTAAGCCAATTGCACCGCTCAACAGAAATACAGAAATGGAAGCGGTAGCTTCTTTGTTCCACACTTGGCTACAAAGTTGGCCtggaatttttgtatatttcttaCTTCGCACAAAAACGCCCAAAATGTCATTCTTAATTCTTATAAACGACCTAATACTTACTGAAAaccttatataaaaaaatactaatttccaattaaaataatgattaaatttatgcaatttttgcaagtgttaattttttgtaaattatacttATTGTACATATACAGTACATATGTTTATTGTTAGCTATAGCGTATTAAGATCTCTTGTTGTGATAAGGCACACGCCTTCAATGTACCCCCTTGCGCCTGTTAACTTGATCAATCGTCAATGGGTGGGTATGCAATTATTATGCATGGTTGTTAGTTTTCATGTTCCtgtaatatattttctattcgtatattttaataccttttaaaaaaactgtaataCATATTAAGAAACCTCCGTTTTCTTCTTGTTCATAAATACATTTCTTCCTGAATTGTAGCtgcatgaaatattattttagtccaTTCAAATGTTACAATTTATTAGACcgaatattgcattttttagaggaagcaattttatttttgggatATGTGTGGGAGGTCAATAGAAGTTCAACCTCAAGTTTGTGGGGTCGTCACCCAAGCTTATTAAGAGTcaagagtttaaagaaataggtatactaacagtagcctgtcaatatatatataacagtatagtatatgtaagacaacatattaatttgtacaaacgaaaaggagatttaaacccacgtcttactaggcACGGGcgtaagttagttatttctgcataccgtctccaaagagtaaaaaattttttttactctttctctttttacccgactgcaagaagggttatgttttttactcttttttaCTATAAGAGTACTcttataacaagatccccaagactgatggacctgccaatgcataactttgagcaatgtgttaaaaaacatttacttagtcgagattactacaccattgatgagttccttaatgataaaggtgcttggaggctaTATGATCAGCCACCACCAACTTcatacaggaagtaaaactataagaaattgtaatataaaGTCTTCTTGTATactgttaggtatacctacatactAGTAATATTCTATGCTAGTTGAGGTCGTTTTAGTTTCAATTTAAGGGAGTATAGACAGGGACTCGCTGGTTGCTCATGGTGGATCGAGACGACACCATGGTATTATTAAGTTAAAGGACAGAGCAAGCGTCTGTGTATGAAACTGAATTGAAATTATCTTCTGTGTGTGTATCAGAAGCTTTTTCGCCGCGTCCCGCCACCGCGTTTTCCATCCATCCATCGTCCaggtattcactattttggtctttattataaacatatatattaaaataaacatcaaatcaattgataaaTAATGTCATGTATCTATTGTGTGCCAgttggatgacatttttacttacaatctcaattttgtatatgtccaAGCATGATACGTCAataatagtgaattagcctgcagtgcTAGTTGTAGCCAGAAAACTGCGCTGAGATTACAGAGCGTTAGTAACACAGTTTGTAACATAAATATCCACTTGTCGTAGCATTTTCAGAGTATTTTCATTTGATAAATCTAATATACTCTACCGTCTCCCCAATCTACGCTGGCAATAATTATTCAGATGAAGAATTGTAGAGTGATGAAAGGTAGATATGTACTCCCATGTACTATTAGTTACTCGTACTTGATAGTCATTTCAGGATATTAAATGATTTCTAGTATAACATTTATGTACTTGGGTTTCCTAATTACctgctctatttttttttctaggtCGTTTGTAGGTATATCTGACACGTTTAATATAGGTTAAGTTCATTGCAATACATTTGATTTCATCTGTGCCTGACTATAATTGAGAGGGTCTTACGAGCATTTTATAATTTccttatacaaatatttattgtaatcatTATGGTAGGTAATGATTAATAAACGATTGTATTTGAAGATTTTATCTAAAACAATTGGTCACCTACTACTTAAACTCTTTAATGTTGTTGACAGAAATATAGGTAGGTTACAGGGAAAAAATACATctcataatatttgtatttaatttattttaaattttgtttatttacattattttatggaTATTTTTTACACATTATTTACACGTTGATTGGTTGAAcactgttttatatttttttttagacgATTAGTTTCGTTTACCAGTAGCCGAGACGAGCGGTGGGGTAACCGGGGTATACAGCGGAATAACCGGGGTATCCAGAGTACACTGAGGGCACGCCGCTGTACACAGAGGGGGCGACGTATGAGCCAGAGTACACAGCGGGGGCAGATACGACGGGGGCCACTGGGGACACGACGGTGCGGGAAGCAACAACGGGGGCCACAACATTCGCGACCAACGGGTCCTTGCGCACTACAGCGTTGAATCCATTGACGTCATCAGCGGTGTAGTCGACAACGCGCTTGGTGCCGTCGGGGTCGACCAAGGAGTACTGTCCTCTGACTACTCCTCCAACGCGGCTTTCTGATTGGCTCTTGTAGTCACCAGTGAGGGGGTCGGCCACGTCGTAGGAGAAGCTGGTGGCTTCATCGTCTACTTTGACAACTGGCACCACTGAGCTGGCGGCGACGGCCACGAGGGCAGCGAGTACGATGAACTGAAAAGTAACAATAGTATGAATATTCCACAATAGTATAATATACAAATCTATGTAAATTAAACTCAATCGtctataatgtaatttaaacgCATCAGCGTTTcatgtagcgctattctgtaacgatgtttttaaaactgaaaGTGTGAGTTTCGATTTCGTCTCATCTCTATCTATTTGTATTCTTTTGGTGACCGCCAGAAAGATAGAGACTGACACAGTCGAGTTATAAAGACATCGCTACAGAATAGCGCTGCTGCTATGTGGATCACTGTTTTATTTCACTGATGAACTCGATGCACGTTgcatttagtttttcaaagtCCGCCTGATGAACATTGAAGGCATATCActttatgaataatattttgtactacAAGAAAGTTGGGTTAGAGCAATAATTTTAGTTGTTGACTTTTTAGTTGTAGGTACATGCCTTGCTAACTGATAAAGAATAAGGAGGTTAGGTGTGTTTTATTCAAGGAGTCTGaagttgaaatataaattattatcaaattttgctttgtttattttttgtggagTTGTCCGTTTGGTAACTTGAAGTTTACCATCCAATtgcaaagatatatttttttcttgaaagcaaaatatatactataataaatatataataaatgaaattatctattttaacgTCTTAAAGTATGTTATTTTACCTTGTTCATGGTTGCTTGTGATAAAGATACCCGTGGAAGTGGATGTAGAGTAATCAAAATTtgtgcttttatatattttcgcATCTGACACATATATTAAATGGTCACCGGTTGATCTTTAAAACTAGTAATTatctttatatgtatatagtcaTTAAAATGATCCGGAAACATGAGGTcgttatttgtaataatatctAAAGAATTTGTATATGTAATGGCGTTTGGCCTATCTTCTTATATATAACATGAATATATGTcagtttgtaataataaatcatcTACAACTAGCGATCGCACGCGACTTTGTCAGCGAGataatcgatgtaaactttcattttaaaatattattattattattattgtta
Proteins encoded:
- the LOC112045482 gene encoding larval cuticle protein A2B, with product MNKFIVLAALVAVAASSVVPVVKVDDEATSFSYDVADPLTGDYKSQSESRVGGVVRGQYSLVDPDGTKRVVDYTADDVNGFNAVVRKDPLVANVVAPVVASRTVVSPVAPVVSAPAVYSGSYVAPSVYSGVPSVYSGYPGYSAVYPGYPTARLGYW